In the genome of Kitasatospora cathayae, one region contains:
- a CDS encoding cysteine dioxygenase family protein, with protein sequence MTPPATVGSDRLTERMTALVSEIRAVVDRGLPPELTAYLVGERLAPHLLTAPDGPDALLTPAQREGDPQRYRQHVLHAEADGSFSVVALVWLPGQHTPIHDHVSWCVAGVHQGQESETRYRLVSDGRSSRLVETEHVAGPAGTVAAFAPPGDIHLVRNACSSTAVSIHVYGADVSRLGTSIRRVYRLPADQER encoded by the coding sequence ATGACACCCCCAGCCACGGTCGGCAGCGACCGGCTCACCGAGCGGATGACCGCGCTGGTCAGCGAGATCCGCGCCGTCGTGGACCGCGGACTGCCACCCGAACTCACCGCGTACCTGGTCGGCGAACGCCTCGCCCCGCACCTGCTCACCGCCCCCGACGGGCCCGACGCGCTGCTCACCCCCGCCCAGCGGGAGGGCGACCCCCAGCGCTACCGTCAGCACGTCCTGCACGCGGAGGCGGACGGCAGCTTCTCCGTCGTCGCGCTGGTCTGGCTGCCCGGACAGCACACCCCGATCCACGACCACGTCTCCTGGTGCGTGGCCGGGGTCCACCAGGGCCAGGAGAGCGAGACCCGCTACCGGCTGGTCTCCGACGGGCGCAGCTCCCGACTGGTCGAGACCGAGCACGTGGCCGGCCCGGCCGGGACCGTGGCCGCCTTCGCCCCGCCCGGCGACATCCACCTGGTGCGCAACGCCTGCAGCAGCACCGCCGTCTCCATCCACGTGTACGGCGCGGACGTCTCGCGGCTCGGCACCAGCATCCGGCGGGTCTACCGGCTCCCGGCCGACCAGGAGCGGTGA
- a CDS encoding LysR family transcriptional regulator produces the protein MFDSRHIRTFHEVVRAGSYSAAARELGYTQPAITQQMKALERTVGVPLFSRAGRGLRLTEAGEALSRHAELILGSLSAAQQQLAALARLRAGRVRVCAFPSANATLIPEAMARLLAEHPGVRVELLEAEPPDSVQRLLRGECDIALAFRYPGQATEVPDGLDEIPLMEDLLTVLLPVGHPLGRRHAVRLADLDGERWIAGCPRCRANLLHVCAEEGFAPDIVFSTDDNLAVQSLVAAGVGIALMPALVLSFMCHRKVTGRAVEPHLRRQVTAYVLREHRRIPATALVLDHLRQAAASRVGC, from the coding sequence GTGTTCGACTCGCGGCACATCAGGACCTTCCACGAGGTCGTCCGGGCCGGCTCCTACTCGGCCGCGGCCCGGGAACTCGGCTACACCCAGCCCGCCATCACCCAGCAGATGAAGGCCCTCGAACGCACCGTCGGCGTCCCGCTGTTCAGCCGCGCCGGGCGCGGCCTGCGGCTCACCGAGGCCGGCGAGGCGCTCTCCCGGCACGCCGAACTGATCCTCGGCAGCCTCTCCGCCGCCCAGCAGCAGCTCGCCGCGCTCGCCCGGCTGCGCGCCGGGCGGGTGCGGGTCTGCGCCTTCCCCAGCGCCAACGCCACCCTGATACCGGAGGCGATGGCCCGGCTGCTCGCCGAGCACCCCGGCGTCCGGGTCGAGCTGCTCGAAGCCGAGCCGCCGGACTCCGTGCAGCGGCTGCTGCGCGGCGAGTGCGACATCGCCCTGGCCTTCCGCTACCCGGGTCAGGCGACCGAGGTACCGGACGGGCTCGACGAGATTCCCCTGATGGAGGACCTGCTCACCGTGCTGCTGCCGGTCGGGCACCCGCTCGGCCGTCGGCACGCCGTCCGGCTGGCCGACCTCGACGGCGAGCGCTGGATCGCCGGCTGTCCGCGCTGCCGGGCCAACCTGCTGCACGTCTGCGCGGAGGAGGGCTTCGCGCCGGACATCGTGTTCTCCACCGACGACAACCTCGCGGTGCAGAGCCTGGTCGCCGCCGGGGTCGGGATCGCGCTGATGCCCGCGCTGGTGCTCTCCTTCATGTGCCACCGCAAGGTCACCGGGCGGGCCGTCGAGCCGCACCTGCGGCGGCAGGTGACCGCGTACGTGCTGCGCGAGCACCGGCGGATCCCGGCCACCGCACTGGTGCTGGACCACCTGCGGCAGGCGGCGGCGAGCCGGGTCGGCTGCTGA
- a CDS encoding amino acid ABC transporter permease, with translation MTVESSALYDIPGPKALARHRLYGGIALLLIAALIGWVVYMLFHTHQFTYAKWEPFEYQGVQDLLLRGLGNTLRAFGWTVLFALPFGALFAAGRLSDHRVVRWFATLVVEFFRAMPLLVMIFFVFVALKVQPLWALVAGLVLYNGSVLAEVFRAGVLAVPKGQREAAYALGMRKTQVMTYVLVPQANRAMLPAIISQLVVALKDTSLGFLITFEEFLHAGKLIATNLDYDLPFIPVVIVIAPIYIGMCLLLSWLARWVERRSRRSPSVRGGAPVAEAGVAMGLPPSAQQ, from the coding sequence ATGACCGTTGAATCCTCGGCGCTGTACGACATCCCCGGCCCCAAGGCGCTGGCCCGGCACCGGCTGTACGGCGGGATCGCGCTGCTGCTGATCGCGGCGCTGATCGGCTGGGTCGTCTACATGCTGTTCCACACCCACCAGTTCACCTATGCCAAGTGGGAGCCCTTCGAGTACCAGGGCGTCCAGGACCTGCTGCTGCGCGGGCTGGGCAACACCCTCCGGGCCTTCGGCTGGACGGTGCTGTTCGCGCTGCCGTTCGGCGCGCTGTTCGCGGCCGGGCGGCTGTCCGACCACCGGGTGGTGCGCTGGTTCGCCACGCTGGTGGTGGAGTTCTTCCGGGCCATGCCGCTGCTGGTGATGATCTTCTTCGTCTTCGTCGCCCTCAAGGTGCAGCCGCTCTGGGCGCTGGTGGCCGGGCTGGTGCTGTACAACGGCTCGGTGCTGGCCGAGGTGTTCCGCGCCGGTGTGCTCGCGGTGCCCAAGGGGCAGCGGGAGGCGGCGTACGCGCTGGGCATGCGCAAGACCCAGGTGATGACGTACGTGCTGGTGCCGCAGGCCAACCGGGCGATGCTGCCGGCCATCATCAGCCAGCTGGTGGTCGCGCTCAAGGACACCTCGCTCGGGTTCCTGATCACCTTCGAGGAGTTCCTGCACGCGGGCAAGCTGATCGCCACCAACCTGGACTACGACCTGCCGTTCATCCCGGTGGTGATCGTGATCGCGCCGATCTACATCGGCATGTGTCTGTTGCTGTCCTGGCTGGCCCGCTGGGTCGAGCGGCGAAGCCGGCGCAGTCCGAGCGTGCGGGGCGGGGCGCCGGTGGCCGAGGCCGGGGTGGCGATGGGGCTGCCGCCCTCGGCGCAGCAGTGA
- a CDS encoding amino acid ABC transporter permease, whose translation MKTLTDNWSTYWEGFLGTLSLFAVSAVLSLVLGMVIAGFRVSPVRPLRAFGTVWVTVLRNTPLTLLFFIVVLGLPRFNITLPFYTFAVLALGCYTSAFVCESMRSGINTVPSGQGEAARSLGMSFGQTMGLVVLPQAYRSVVAPLGSVMIALAKNTAIAGSFSVTELLGTYRTINELGYSIIWTFVWIAVGYLIITLSISAVFNLLERRVAVSR comes from the coding sequence GTGAAAACGCTGACCGACAACTGGTCGACCTACTGGGAGGGCTTCCTCGGCACGCTCTCGCTGTTCGCGGTGAGCGCCGTGCTCTCGCTGGTGCTGGGCATGGTGATCGCGGGCTTCCGGGTCTCGCCGGTCCGGCCGCTGCGGGCGTTCGGGACGGTGTGGGTGACGGTGCTGCGCAACACGCCGCTGACCCTGCTGTTCTTCATCGTGGTGCTGGGCCTGCCCCGGTTCAACATCACCCTGCCCTTCTACACCTTCGCCGTGCTCGCCCTCGGCTGCTACACCTCGGCCTTCGTCTGCGAGTCGATGCGTTCGGGCATCAACACGGTGCCGTCCGGGCAGGGCGAGGCGGCCCGCAGCCTGGGCATGAGCTTCGGGCAGACGATGGGCCTGGTGGTGCTGCCGCAGGCCTACCGCTCGGTGGTGGCGCCGCTCGGCAGCGTGATGATCGCGCTGGCGAAGAACACGGCGATCGCCGGCTCGTTCAGCGTCACCGAACTGCTGGGCACCTACCGGACCATCAACGAGCTCGGCTACAGCATCATCTGGACCTTCGTCTGGATCGCCGTCGGCTACCTGATCATCACGCTGTCCATCAGCGCCGTCTTCAACCTGCTGGAACGACGAGTGGCGGTGTCCCGATGA
- a CDS encoding glutamate ABC transporter substrate-binding protein encodes MTTPAARARGRLTAAVLLLAVLAAGCGKPGTPPPKGPQPSALPTYQVQDGSITGSPTLDAARNRGHLVVGAKEDQPYLGQKNPATGVYSGFDIEIAKMVGASLGFPPEKIQFKTIASANRETALQNGQVDYYVGTYTINDNRKKLVGFAGPYFVAGQSLLVRKNDDSIHGPQDLSGKKVCSAAGSTPYQRIQSQYPKARLIGYDTYSACVDNLITNQVDAVTTDNAILLGYAAKVPDELKVVGPLFSTEPYGIGTPKNDTVLRGALDDALAHHEQNGDWAKAFDATLGLSGAPAPTPPTIDRY; translated from the coding sequence ATGACCACGCCCGCCGCGCGGGCGCGCGGTCGGCTGACCGCCGCCGTCCTGCTGCTCGCCGTGCTGGCCGCCGGCTGCGGAAAGCCCGGCACCCCGCCGCCCAAGGGACCCCAGCCGAGCGCGCTGCCCACCTACCAGGTGCAGGACGGCTCGATCACCGGCTCGCCGACCCTGGACGCCGCCCGCAACCGGGGCCACCTGGTGGTCGGCGCCAAGGAGGACCAGCCGTACCTGGGCCAGAAGAACCCCGCCACCGGGGTGTACTCCGGCTTCGACATCGAGATCGCCAAGATGGTCGGCGCCTCGCTCGGCTTCCCGCCGGAGAAGATCCAGTTCAAGACCATCGCCTCGGCCAACCGCGAGACCGCGCTGCAGAACGGCCAGGTGGACTACTACGTCGGCACGTACACCATCAACGACAACCGCAAGAAGCTGGTCGGCTTCGCCGGGCCGTACTTCGTCGCCGGGCAGTCGCTGCTGGTGCGCAAGAACGACGACAGCATCCACGGGCCGCAGGACCTGAGCGGCAAGAAGGTCTGCTCGGCGGCCGGCTCGACCCCGTATCAGCGCATCCAGTCGCAGTACCCGAAGGCGCGCCTGATCGGCTACGACACCTACTCGGCCTGTGTGGACAACCTGATCACCAACCAGGTCGACGCCGTGACCACGGACAACGCGATCCTGCTGGGCTACGCGGCCAAGGTGCCGGACGAGCTCAAGGTGGTGGGCCCGCTGTTCTCGACCGAGCCGTACGGGATCGGCACGCCGAAGAACGACACCGTGCTGCGCGGGGCGCTGGACGACGCGCTGGCGCACCACGAGCAGAACGGTGACTGGGCGAAGGCCTTCGACGCGACCCTCGGCCTGTCCGGGGCACCCGCACCCACCCCGCCGACGATCGACCGGTACTGA
- a CDS encoding amino acid ABC transporter ATP-binding protein, whose protein sequence is MIEMRGVDKHFGDLHVLQDIELTVGRGEVVVVIGPSGSGKSTLCRAINRLEPIERGTILIDGQPLPAEGKGLAKLRAEVGMVFQSFNLFAHKTVLQNVSLAQIKVRGRAKTEADAKSRSLLERVGLSAHADKYPAQLSGGQQQRVAIARALAMDPKALLFDEPTSALDPEMINEVLDVMRQLASEGMTMVVVTHEMGFARASANRVVFMADGRIVEDGAPEDFFSAPESERARDFLSKILKH, encoded by the coding sequence CTGATCGAGATGCGTGGGGTCGACAAGCACTTCGGAGACCTGCACGTGCTGCAGGACATCGAGCTGACGGTCGGCCGCGGCGAGGTCGTCGTGGTGATCGGCCCGTCCGGCTCCGGGAAGTCCACGCTCTGCCGGGCGATCAACCGGCTGGAGCCGATCGAGCGCGGCACCATCCTGATCGACGGCCAGCCGCTGCCCGCGGAGGGCAAGGGACTGGCCAAGCTGCGCGCCGAGGTCGGCATGGTGTTCCAGTCCTTCAACCTGTTCGCGCACAAGACCGTGCTGCAGAACGTCTCGCTCGCCCAGATCAAGGTCCGCGGCCGGGCCAAGACGGAGGCGGACGCCAAGTCCCGCTCGCTGCTGGAGCGGGTCGGCCTCTCGGCGCACGCCGACAAGTACCCGGCCCAGCTCTCCGGCGGCCAGCAGCAGCGGGTCGCGATCGCCCGCGCGCTGGCGATGGACCCCAAGGCGCTGCTGTTCGACGAGCCGACCTCGGCGCTCGACCCCGAGATGATCAACGAGGTGCTGGACGTCATGCGCCAGCTCGCGAGCGAGGGCATGACGATGGTCGTGGTCACCCACGAGATGGGCTTCGCCCGGGCGTCCGCCAACCGGGTGGTGTTCATGGCCGACGGTCGGATCGTCGAGGACGGCGCCCCGGAGGACTTCTTCAGCGCCCCCGAGAGCGAGCGTGCCCGGGACTTCCTCTCCAAGATCCTGAAGCACTGA